A stretch of Helicobacter pylori DNA encodes these proteins:
- a CDS encoding 4-(cytidine 5'-diphospho)-2-C-methyl-D-erythritol kinase: MHVFEVYPKVNIFLKILHKEGAYHKLISRMCLVKDKLKDIISVKSALSFSLKGDFDCPLEKNSLFKALQILKNFLKSKNFSHSVIKSLDTLAIEVEKNIPTQAGLGGGSADAGGLLYHLNRIFDWRLSLKELYSMGSLVGADTNFFISQYKSANATSYGEVIENFEEEPLENRLEIYAPNHVFCNTKAIYQAYKPETCFSQAKEWLKKPSLECLKTYDRSELNDLLKPALCANPALKDIESQLSKEWFFSGSGSAFFRLKPAQKGGE, translated from the coding sequence ATGCATGTTTTTGAAGTTTATCCTAAAGTCAATATTTTTTTAAAGATCCTTCACAAAGAAGGGGCTTATCATAAGCTTATTTCTCGCATGTGTTTAGTCAAAGATAAGCTAAAGGATATTATTAGCGTCAAAAGCGCGCTTTCCTTTTCACTAAAAGGGGATTTTGACTGCCCTTTAGAAAAAAACTCGCTCTTTAAAGCCCTCCAAATTTTAAAGAATTTTTTAAAATCAAAAAATTTCTCTCATTCTGTCATCAAATCCCTAGACACCCTAGCGATTGAAGTGGAAAAAAACATCCCCACTCAAGCCGGGTTAGGCGGTGGGAGCGCTGATGCTGGGGGGCTGTTGTATCATCTAAATCGCATTTTTGACTGGCGTTTGAGTTTAAAAGAGCTTTATAGCATGGGATCTTTAGTGGGCGCGGACACCAACTTTTTCATCTCGCAATACAAAAGCGCTAACGCCACTTCTTATGGCGAAGTCATTGAAAATTTTGAAGAAGAGCCTTTAGAAAATCGCCTAGAAATCTATGCGCCAAATCATGTTTTTTGCAACACCAAAGCCATCTATCAAGCTTATAAGCCTGAAACTTGCTTTTCTCAAGCTAAAGAGTGGCTTAAAAAACCGAGTTTAGAATGCCTAAAGACTTATGACAGAAGCGAATTAAACGATCTTTTAAAGCCAGCTTTATGCGCTAACCCTGCCCTCAAAGATATAGAAAGCCAACTCAGTAAGGAGTGGTTTTTTAGCGGGAGCGGGAGCGCGTTTTTTAGGCTCAAGCCTGCACAAAAAGGGGGCGAATGA
- a CDS encoding carbon storage regulator: MLILSRKVNEGIVIDDNIHIKVISIDRGSVRLGFEAPESTLILRAELKEAIVSENQKASVCVDESLLENIKKVIKP; this comes from the coding sequence ATGCTCATACTCAGCCGCAAAGTTAATGAAGGGATTGTCATTGATGATAACATCCACATTAAAGTCATTTCCATAGATAGAGGGAGTGTGCGTTTAGGGTTTGAAGCGCCTGAAAGCACCCTTATTTTGCGCGCTGAACTCAAAGAAGCCATTGTGAGCGAAAACCAAAAAGCTTCTGTGTGCGTAGATGAAAGCTTGTTAGAAAACATCAAAAAGGTCATTAAGCCTTGA
- a CDS encoding peptidylprolyl isomerase gives MDPIKTYDIKEEELAKTAYATIKTNKGHITLELFYKDAPQAVSNFVTLAKEGFYNGLNFHRVIAGFVAQGGCPHGTGTGGPGHRIKCEVAHNPNKHKRGSISMAHAGRDTGGSQFFLCFVDLPHLDGEHTVFGKITSAEGLSVLDKIKQGDIIESVVFSSSL, from the coding sequence ATGGATCCAATTAAAACTTATGATATTAAAGAAGAAGAGCTTGCAAAAACCGCTTACGCTACGATCAAAACCAATAAAGGCCATATCACTCTAGAGCTTTTTTACAAAGACGCGCCCCAAGCGGTCAGTAACTTTGTAACTTTGGCTAAAGAGGGTTTTTATAACGGGCTTAACTTCCATCGTGTGATCGCCGGCTTTGTGGCTCAAGGAGGTTGCCCTCATGGCACAGGCACAGGTGGGCCAGGACACCGCATTAAATGCGAAGTGGCCCATAACCCCAACAAGCACAAAAGAGGCTCTATTTCTATGGCGCATGCTGGGAGAGACACAGGGGGGAGTCAATTTTTCTTGTGTTTTGTGGATTTGCCCCATTTAGATGGCGAACACACCGTGTTTGGCAAGATCACTAGTGCAGAAGGCCTTAGCGTTTTGGACAAAATCAAACAAGGCGATATTATAGAGAGCGTTGTGTTTAGCTCTTCTCTATAA
- a CDS encoding acyl-CoA thioesterase — MPQIQSSHSSHFDFTIDTADRTKLLMSYLVVPTTANFNNVMHGGELLNLLDKVAYVCSTRYCAKGTVTLSVDGVTFKYPIPVGNLLTFLASINYVGNTSCEVGIKVLSEDIKTREITHTNSCYFTMVAVENGKPTPMPKYEPKTEVEIRRYEGALKRKEMRTRGYLKSGKHEGV; from the coding sequence ATGCCTCAAATACAATCATCGCATTCTAGCCATTTTGATTTTACTATAGACACAGCGGATCGCACTAAATTATTGATGAGCTATTTAGTCGTGCCTACAACCGCTAATTTCAACAATGTCATGCATGGGGGGGAATTATTGAATTTGTTGGATAAAGTGGCTTATGTGTGTTCGACTCGTTATTGCGCTAAAGGAACGGTCACTTTAAGCGTGGATGGGGTTACTTTTAAATACCCCATTCCTGTAGGGAATTTGCTCACTTTTTTAGCCAGTATCAATTATGTGGGCAACACCTCGTGCGAAGTGGGGATTAAGGTTTTGAGCGAAGATATTAAAACTCGTGAAATCACGCACACTAATTCTTGCTATTTCACGATGGTGGCTGTGGAAAATGGCAAACCCACCCCCATGCCCAAATACGAGCCTAAAACAGAGGTTGAAATCCGCCGTTATGAAGGGGCTTTGAAGCGCAAGGAAATGCGCACACGAGGGTATTTGAAAAGCGGCAAACACGAGGGTGTTTAA
- a CDS encoding SDR family oxidoreductase yields the protein MGVGEKKESQKVAIITGASSGIGLECALMLLDQGYKVYALSRHATLCVALNHALCESIDIDVSDSNALKEVFSNISAKEDHCDVLINSAGYGVFGSVEDTPIEEVKKQFSVNFFALCEVVQLCLPLLKNKPYSKIFNLSSIAGRVSMLFLGHYSASKHALEAYSDALRLELKPFNVQVCLIEPGPVKSNWEKTAFSVENFESENSLYALEVNAAKSFYASVYQNALSAKAVAQKIVFLSMSQKIKARYLIGLKTQLLLALYRILPSSWYDSLFRLIVLKRKRDA from the coding sequence ATGGGCGTTGGAGAGAAAAAAGAAAGCCAAAAGGTGGCAATTATCACTGGGGCGAGTTCTGGGATTGGGTTAGAGTGTGCATTAATGCTGTTAGATCAAGGGTATAAGGTCTATGCGCTCTCTAGGCATGCGACTTTGTGCGTAGCCTTAAACCATGCGTTATGCGAGAGCATTGATATTGATGTGAGCGATTCTAACGCTTTAAAAGAAGTGTTTTCAAACATCAGCGCTAAAGAAGATCATTGCGATGTTTTGATCAATTCCGCCGGTTATGGAGTGTTTGGGAGCGTAGAAGACACGCCTATTGAAGAGGTTAAAAAGCAATTTAGCGTGAATTTTTTCGCCCTTTGTGAAGTGGTGCAACTCTGTTTGCCCTTACTAAAAAACAAGCCCTACTCTAAGATTTTCAATCTTTCTTCCATAGCAGGGCGTGTGAGCATGCTCTTTTTAGGCCATTACAGCGCGAGTAAGCATGCCTTAGAGGCTTATAGCGATGCCTTGCGTTTAGAGCTTAAACCCTTTAACGTTCAAGTGTGTTTGATTGAGCCAGGCCCGGTGAAAAGCAATTGGGAAAAAACCGCTTTTTCAGTTGAGAATTTTGAGAGCGAAAACAGCCTTTATGCGTTAGAAGTGAATGCGGCTAAAAGCTTTTATGCGAGCGTGTATCAAAACGCTCTAAGTGCTAAAGCCGTGGCGCAAAAAATCGTTTTTCTTAGCATGAGTCAAAAGATCAAGGCTCGTTATTTGATCGGCTTAAAAACCCAATTATTGTTAGCGTTGTATAGAATCCTCCCGAGTAGCTGGTATGATTCTTTGTTCAGATTAATCGTTCTTAAAAGGAAGCGTGATGCTTAA
- a CDS encoding FecCD family ABC transporter permease produces the protein MLKTYHIALACVILAVVVLLFGGESLSLEEWQEVCLNVKNHFLHNEELSSLSVIILEIRLPRVILALLVGASLSGSGVVMQTIFRNPLVDPFLLGISSGAMLGVAMAIAVVESNIAILAFFGAILASLAVLAMNRVLGNSVLSLVLSGVVLSAFLSALAGAIKFFVIPQKAQAIVVWLLGSLSLSSYKDCLIAFIGLSLGFIPLFLLRWRINLLSLSDAQSLSLGINPVLLRSLCLVCVSVASALAVSVSGTIGWIGLVIPHVARLFFGANLQKLLLSSLLMGAFFLLLADVVAKTITPYDLPVGIATSVLGAPFFLWLLFRTRGV, from the coding sequence ATGCTTAAAACCTATCATATTGCATTAGCTTGCGTGATTTTAGCGGTGGTGGTGCTGTTGTTTGGAGGGGAGTCCTTGAGTTTGGAAGAATGGCAAGAAGTGTGCCTGAATGTGAAAAACCACTTTTTGCACAATGAAGAACTGAGCTCTTTAAGTGTTATTATTTTAGAAATACGACTACCACGAGTGATCTTAGCGCTTTTAGTGGGGGCGAGTTTGTCCGGGAGTGGGGTGGTGATGCAAACGATTTTTAGAAACCCCTTAGTCGATCCCTTTTTACTAGGGATTTCTAGCGGGGCGATGCTAGGCGTGGCGATGGCGATAGCGGTAGTGGAGTCTAACATTGCGATTTTAGCGTTTTTTGGGGCGATTTTAGCCAGCCTTGCTGTCTTAGCGATGAATAGGGTTTTGGGTAATTCCGTCCTTTCGTTGGTGCTTTCAGGGGTGGTGTTGAGCGCGTTTTTGAGCGCACTAGCTGGGGCGATAAAATTCTTTGTGATCCCCCAAAAAGCGCAAGCGATTGTCGTGTGGCTTTTAGGGAGCTTGTCTTTAAGCAGTTATAAGGATTGCTTGATCGCTTTCATAGGGCTATCTTTAGGCTTTATCCCGCTTTTTTTGTTAAGGTGGCGTATTAATTTATTGAGCTTGAGCGATGCGCAAAGTTTGAGCTTGGGGATTAACCCGGTGTTATTGCGATCGCTTTGTTTGGTGTGCGTGAGCGTTGCGAGCGCTTTAGCGGTGAGCGTGTCCGGCACGATTGGCTGGATTGGGTTAGTCATTCCGCATGTGGCGAGGTTGTTTTTTGGGGCGAATTTACAAAAATTGCTTTTAAGCTCTTTGTTAATGGGGGCGTTTTTCTTGCTTTTGGCGGATGTGGTGGCTAAAACCATTACCCCCTATGATTTACCGGTAGGCATTGCGACAAGCGTTTTAGGAGCGCCTTTCTTCTTGTGGCTTTTATTCAGGACTAGGGGGGTGTGA
- a CDS encoding ABC transporter ATP-binding protein, with the protein MVLEVKNLSFKYSQKLILDKLSFSVPKNSITSILAPNGSGKTTLLKCLLGLLKPLEETEIKACNKDILPLKPYEKAKLIAYIPQVEYYAFNFSVLDFVLMGKATHLNLFAMPKAKHIKEATSVLERLDLESLKDQGINDLSGGQRQMVLLARSLLQRTPLLLLDEPTSALDLKNQALFFDAIKDEMKKRELSVLVNIHDPNLVARHSTHVVMLKDKKLFLQASTPIAMTSHNLSALYDTPLEAIWHDNKLVVYAL; encoded by the coding sequence ATGGTATTAGAAGTTAAAAACCTGTCCTTTAAATATTCTCAAAAACTCATTTTGGATAAGTTGAGTTTTAGCGTGCCAAAAAACAGCATCACCAGCATTTTAGCGCCTAATGGCTCGGGTAAAACCACGCTTTTAAAATGCCTTTTAGGGCTTTTAAAGCCTTTAGAAGAAACCGAAATTAAAGCGTGTAACAAAGACATTTTACCCTTAAAGCCTTATGAAAAAGCCAAACTAATCGCTTATATCCCCCAAGTGGAATATTATGCGTTTAATTTCAGCGTGCTAGATTTTGTTTTAATGGGGAAGGCGACGCATTTGAATCTGTTCGCTATGCCTAAAGCTAAGCACATTAAAGAAGCCACTAGCGTTTTAGAGCGCTTGGATTTAGAATCCTTAAAAGATCAAGGCATTAACGATTTGTCCGGCGGTCAAAGGCAAATGGTGCTTTTAGCCAGAAGTTTGTTGCAAAGAACGCCCTTATTGTTACTAGATGAGCCTACGAGCGCTTTAGATTTAAAAAACCAAGCCCTTTTTTTTGATGCGATTAAAGATGAGATGAAAAAACGAGAATTGAGCGTTTTAGTCAATATCCATGATCCGAATTTGGTTGCCAGGCACTCCACGCATGTGGTCATGCTCAAAGATAAAAAACTTTTTTTGCAAGCTTCCACGCCAATCGCTATGACTTCACACAATTTAAGCGCGCTTTATGACACGCCCCTAGAAGCGATCTGGCATGATAACAAGCTTGTCGTGTATGCGTTGTAG
- a CDS encoding vacuolating cyotoxin family protein, protein MEIQQTHRKMNRPLVSLVLAGALISAIPQQSHAAFFTTVIIPAIVGGIATGTAVGTVSGLLSWGLKQAEEANKTPDKPDKVWRIQAGKGFNEFPNKEYDLYRSLLSSKIDGGWDWGNAATHYWVKGGQQNKLEVDMKDAVGTYKLSGLRNFTGGDLDVNMQKATLRLGQFNGNSFTSYKDSADRTTRVNFNAKNISIDNFVEINNRVGSGAGRKASSTVLTLQASEGITSSKNAEISLYDGATLNLASSSVKLNGNVWMGRLQYVGAYLAPSYSTINTSKVTGEVDFNHLTVGDKNAAQAGIIASNKTHIGTLDLWQSAGLNIIAPPEGGYKDKPSNTTQNNANNNQQNSAQNNSNTQVINPPNSAQKTEIQPTQVIDGPFAGGKDTVVNIDRINTNADGTIRVGGYKASLTTNAAHLHIGKGGVNLSNQASGRSLLVENLTGNITVDGPLRVNNQVGGYALAGSSANFEFKAGTDTKNGTATFNNDISLGRFVNLKVDAHTANFKGIDTGNGGFNTLDFSGVTGKVNINKLITASTNVAVKNFNINELIVKTNGVSVGEYTHFSEDIGSQSHINTVRLETGTRSIFSGGVKFKSGEKLVINEFYYSPWNYFDARNIKNVEITRKFASSTPENPWGTSKLMFNNLTLGQNAVMDYSQFSNLTIQGDFINNQGTINYLVRGGQVATLSVGNAAAMMFNNDIDSATGFYKPLIKINSAQDLIKNTEHVLLKAKIIGYGNVSTGTNGISNVNLEEQFKERLALYNNNNRMDTCVVRNTDDIKACGMAIGNQSMVNNPDNYKYLIGKAWKNIGISKTANGSKISVYYLGNSTPTENGDNTTNLPTNTTNNARSANYALVKNAPFAHSATPNLVAINQHDFGTIESVFELANRSKDIDTLYTHSGAQGRDLLQTLLIDSHDAGYARQMIDNTSTGEITKQLNAATTTLNNVASLEHKQSGLQTLSLSNAMILNSRLVNLSRRHTNHINSFAQRLQALKGQKFASLESAAEVLYQFAPKYEKPTNVWANAIGGASLNSGGNASLYGTSAGVDAYLNGEVEAIVGGFGSYGYSSFSNQANSLNSGANNANFGVYSRIFANQHEFDFEAQGALGSDQSSLNFKSALLRDLNQSYNYLAYSAAARASYGYDFAFFRNALVLKPSVGVSYNHLGSTNFKSNSTNQVALSNGSSSQHLFNASANVEARYYYGDTSYFYMNAGVLQEFAHFGSNDVASLNTFKINAARSPLSTYARAMMGGELRLAKEVFLNLGVVYLHNLISNASHFASNLGMRYSF, encoded by the coding sequence ATGGAAATACAACAAACACACCGCAAAATGAATCGCCCTTTGGTTTCTCTCGTTTTAGCAGGAGCGTTGATTAGCGCCATACCGCAACAAAGTCATGCCGCCTTTTTCACAACCGTGATCATTCCAGCCATTGTTGGAGGTATCGCTACAGGCACTGCTGTAGGAACGGTCTCAGGGCTTCTTAGCTGGGGGCTCAAACAAGCCGAAGAAGCCAATAAAACCCCAGATAAACCCGATAAAGTTTGGCGCATTCAAGCAGGAAAAGGCTTTAATGAATTCCCCAACAAGGAATACGACTTATACAGATCCCTTTTATCCAGTAAGATTGATGGAGGTTGGGATTGGGGGAATGCCGCTACGCATTATTGGGTCAAAGGCGGGCAGCAGAACAAGCTTGAAGTGGATATGAAAGACGCTGTAGGGACTTATAAACTATCAGGTCTTAGAAACTTTACTGGTGGGGATTTAGACGTGAATATGCAAAAAGCCACTTTACGCTTGGGCCAATTCAATGGCAATTCTTTCACAAGCTATAAGGATAGCGCCGATCGCACCACGAGAGTGAATTTCAACGCTAAAAATATTTCAATTGATAATTTTGTAGAAATCAATAATCGTGTGGGTTCTGGAGCCGGGAGGAAAGCCAGCTCTACGGTTTTGACTTTGCAAGCTTCAGAAGGGATCACTAGCAGTAAAAACGCTGAAATTTCTCTTTATGATGGCGCCACGCTCAATTTGGCTTCAAGCAGCGTTAAATTAAATGGTAATGTGTGGATGGGCCGTTTGCAATATGTGGGAGCGTATTTAGCCCCTTCATACAGCACGATCAACACTTCAAAAGTAACAGGGGAAGTGGATTTTAACCATCTCACTGTGGGCGATAAAAACGCTGCTCAAGCGGGCATTATCGCTAGTAACAAGACTCATATTGGCACATTGGATTTGTGGCAAAGTGCGGGGCTAAACATTATCGCCCCTCCAGAAGGCGGTTATAAGGATAAACCTAGTAACACCACGCAAAATAATGCTAACAACAACCAACAAAACAGCGCTCAAAACAATAGTAACACTCAGGTCATTAACCCACCCAATAGTGCGCAAAAAACAGAAATTCAACCCACGCAAGTCATTGATGGGCCTTTTGCTGGTGGCAAAGACACGGTTGTCAATATTGATCGCATCAACACTAACGCTGATGGCACGATTAGAGTGGGAGGGTATAAAGCTTCTCTTACCACCAATGCGGCTCATTTGCATATCGGCAAAGGCGGTGTCAATCTGTCCAATCAAGCGAGTGGGCGCTCTCTTTTAGTGGAAAATCTAACTGGGAATATCACCGTTGATGGGCCTTTAAGAGTGAATAATCAAGTGGGTGGCTATGCTTTGGCAGGATCAAGCGCGAATTTTGAATTTAAGGCTGGTACGGATACTAAAAACGGCACAGCCACTTTTAATAACGATATTAGTTTGGGAAGATTTGTGAATTTAAAGGTGGATGCTCATACAGCTAATTTTAAAGGTATTGATACGGGTAATGGTGGTTTCAACACCTTAGATTTTAGTGGTGTTACAGGTAAGGTCAATATCAACAAGCTCATTACGGCTTCCACTAATGTGGCCGTTAAAAACTTCAACATTAATGAATTGATTGTTAAAACCAATGGGGTGAGTGTGGGGGAATACACTCATTTTAGCGAAGATATAGGCAGTCAATCGCACATCAATACCGTGCGTTTGGAAACTGGCACTAGGTCAATCTTTTCTGGGGGTGTTAAATTTAAAAGCGGCGAAAAATTGGTTATCAATGAGTTTTATTATAGCCCTTGGAATTATTTTGACGCTAGGAATATTAAAAATGTTGAAATCACCAGAAAATTCGCTTCTTCAACCCCAGAAAACCCTTGGGGCACATCAAAGCTTATGTTTAATAATCTAACCCTGGGTCAAAATGCGGTCATGGACTATAGTCAATTTTCAAATTTAACCATTCAGGGGGATTTTATCAACAATCAAGGCACTATCAACTATCTGGTCCGAGGTGGGCAAGTGGCAACCTTAAGCGTAGGCAATGCAGCAGCTATGATGTTTAATAATGATATAGACAGCGCGACCGGATTTTACAAACCGCTCATCAAGATTAACAGCGCTCAAGATCTCATTAAAAATACAGAGCATGTTTTATTGAAAGCGAAAATCATTGGTTATGGTAATGTTTCTACAGGTACCAATGGCATTAGTAATGTTAATCTAGAAGAGCAATTCAAAGAGCGCCTAGCCCTTTATAACAACAATAACCGCATGGATACTTGTGTGGTGCGAAATACTGATGACATTAAAGCATGCGGTATGGCTATCGGCAATCAAAGCATGGTGAACAACCCTGACAATTACAAGTATCTTATCGGTAAGGCATGGAAAAATATAGGCATCAGTAAAACGGCTAACGGCTCTAAAATTTCGGTGTATTATTTAGGCAATTCTACGCCTACTGAGAATGGTGATAATACCACCAACTTACCTACAAACACCACTAATAATGCGCGTTCTGCTAACTACGCCCTCGTAAAGAACGCTCCTTTCGCTCACAGCGCCACTCCTAATTTAGTCGCTATCAATCAGCATGATTTTGGCACTATTGAAAGCGTGTTTGAATTGGCTAACCGCTCTAAAGATATTGACACGCTTTATACTCATTCAGGCGCGCAAGGCAGGGATCTCTTACAAACCTTATTGATTGATAGCCATGATGCGGGTTATGCCAGACAAATGATTGATAACACAAGCACCGGTGAAATCACCAAGCAATTGAATGCGGCCACTACCACTTTAAACAACGTAGCCAGTTTAGAGCATAAACAAAGCGGCTTACAAACTTTGAGCTTGAGCAATGCGATGATTTTAAATTCTCGTTTAGTCAATCTCTCCAGGAGACACACCAACCATATTAACTCGTTCGCTCAACGCTTACAAGCTTTAAAAGGTCAAAAATTCGCTTCTTTAGAAAGCGCGGCGGAAGTGTTGTATCAATTTGCCCCCAAATATGAAAAACCCACCAATGTTTGGGCTAACGCTATTGGGGGAGCGAGCTTGAATAGCGGTGGCAACGCTTCATTGTATGGCACAAGCGCAGGGGTAGACGCTTATCTTAATGGGGAAGTGGAAGCCATTGTGGGCGGGTTTGGAAGCTATGGTTATAGCTCTTTTAGCAATCAAGCGAACTCTCTTAACTCTGGGGCCAATAACGCTAATTTTGGCGTGTATAGCCGTATTTTTGCCAACCAGCATGAATTTGACTTTGAAGCTCAAGGGGCGCTAGGGAGCGATCAATCAAGCTTGAATTTCAAAAGCGCTCTACTGCGAGATTTGAATCAAAGCTATAATTACTTAGCCTATAGTGCTGCAGCAAGAGCGAGCTATGGTTATGACTTCGCGTTTTTTAGGAACGCTTTAGTGTTAAAACCAAGCGTGGGCGTGAGCTATAACCATTTAGGTTCAACCAACTTTAAAAGCAACAGCACCAATCAAGTGGCTTTGAGTAATGGCTCTAGCAGTCAGCATTTATTCAACGCTAGTGCTAATGTGGAAGCGCGCTATTATTATGGGGACACTTCATACTTCTATATGAACGCTGGAGTTTTACAAGAGTTCGCTCACTTTGGATCGAATGATGTGGCGTCTTTAAACACCTTTAAAATCAATGCCGCTCGCAGTCCTTTAAGCACCTATGCAAGAGCGATGATGGGTGGGGAATTGCGATTGGCTAAAGAAGTGTTTTTGAATTTGGGCGTGGTTTATTTGCACAATTTGATTTCCAACGCAAGCCATTTCGCTTCCAATTTAGGAATGAGGTATAGTTTCTAA
- the cysS gene encoding cysteine--tRNA ligase, giving the protein MFIYDTKLKQKVPFEPLVEKKANIYVCGPTVYDDAHLGHARSAIAFDLLRRTLELSGYEVVLVRNFTDIDDKIINKALKENKSIQELSSIYIESYTRDLNALNVKKPSLEPKASEYLDAMVGMIETLLEKNFAYRVSNGDIYLDTSKDKDYGSLSVHNSSVEFSRIGLVQEKRLEQDFVLWKSYKGDNDVGFDSPLGKGRPGWHIECSSMVFETLALANAPYQIDIHAGGADLLFPHHENEACQTRCAFGVEIAKYWMHNGFVNINNEKMSKSLGNSFFIKDALKNYDGEILRNYLLGVHYRSVLNFNEEDLLVSKKRLDKIYRLKQRVLGTLGGINPNFKKEILECMQDDLNVSKALSVLESMLSSTNEKLDQNPKNKALKGEILANLKFIEELLGIGFKDPSAYFQLGVSESEKQEIENKIEERKRAKEQKDFLKADSIREELLNHKIALMDTPQGTIWEKLF; this is encoded by the coding sequence ATGTTTATTTATGATACCAAATTAAAACAAAAAGTCCCTTTTGAGCCTTTAGTTGAAAAAAAGGCGAATATTTATGTGTGCGGGCCTACGGTGTATGATGACGCTCATTTAGGGCATGCTAGGAGCGCGATTGCTTTTGATTTGTTAAGGCGCACGCTTGAATTGAGCGGCTATGAAGTGGTGCTAGTAAGGAATTTCACGGATATTGACGATAAAATCATCAACAAAGCCCTAAAAGAAAACAAAAGCATTCAAGAATTAAGCAGTATCTATATTGAATCTTACACGAGGGATTTAAACGCTTTGAACGTGAAAAAACCCAGCCTAGAGCCTAAAGCGAGCGAGTATTTAGACGCTATGGTGGGCATGATTGAAACGCTTTTAGAAAAAAATTTCGCTTATAGAGTCTCTAATGGGGATATTTATTTAGACACGAGCAAGGATAAAGATTACGGCTCTTTGAGCGTGCATAATAGCAGTGTGGAATTTAGCCGTATCGGTTTGGTGCAAGAAAAACGGCTTGAGCAGGATTTTGTGTTGTGGAAAAGCTATAAGGGGGATAATGATGTGGGCTTTGATAGCCCTTTAGGCAAAGGGCGCCCTGGCTGGCATATAGAATGCTCTAGCATGGTTTTTGAAACTTTAGCGCTCGCTAACGCCCCTTATCAAATTGATATTCATGCAGGCGGAGCGGATTTGTTATTCCCCCACCATGAAAATGAAGCGTGCCAAACCCGTTGCGCCTTTGGCGTGGAGATCGCTAAATACTGGATGCACAATGGCTTTGTGAATATCAATAATGAAAAAATGTCTAAAAGTTTAGGGAATAGCTTTTTTATTAAAGACGCTCTCAAAAACTATGATGGCGAGATTTTGCGCAATTACTTACTAGGGGTGCATTATCGCTCTGTTTTGAATTTCAATGAAGAAGACTTGTTAGTGAGTAAAAAACGCTTGGATAAAATCTATCGCTTGAAACAGCGCGTTTTAGGGACTTTAGGAGGAATAAATCCAAATTTTAAAAAAGAAATTTTAGAGTGCATGCAAGATGATTTAAACGTTTCTAAAGCGTTGAGCGTTTTAGAAAGCATGCTTTCTTCTACGAATGAAAAACTGGATCAAAACCCCAAAAACAAGGCTTTAAAAGGCGAAATTTTAGCGAATTTGAAATTCATAGAAGAACTGCTTGGCATCGGGTTTAAAGACCCTAGCGCGTATTTCCAATTAGGCGTGAGCGAGAGCGAAAAACAAGAAATTGAAAATAAGATAGAAGAAAGAAAACGCGCCAAAGAGCAAAAAGATTTTTTAAAAGCCGATAGCATCAGAGAAGAGCTTTTAAACCACAAAATCGCTTTGATGGACACCCCACAAGGCACGATTTGGGAGAAGCTTTTTTAA